A DNA window from Pontiella agarivorans contains the following coding sequences:
- a CDS encoding CBS domain-containing protein — protein MNTDLENTTVRDIAYLINSTCLRADSDVSLEELASALCTSDRSKVYLENASGRLVGVIQAKQIAVKMLELSRSKSEAADLLPAVSYVLNFFHGHDLAEHPVSVKTSSPLKEVLDLMQLNHIREIAVVDDERRLVGTLEAKNILSHYLQAKAEATL, from the coding sequence ATGAATACCGATCTTGAAAACACCACCGTCAGGGATATCGCTTACCTGATCAACAGCACCTGCCTGCGGGCAGACAGCGACGTTTCGCTTGAAGAACTGGCTTCGGCACTCTGCACTTCCGACCGCAGTAAGGTTTATCTTGAAAATGCTTCCGGCCGGCTGGTCGGCGTCATACAGGCCAAACAGATTGCTGTAAAAATGCTGGAACTTTCGCGCAGTAAAAGCGAAGCCGCCGATCTGCTGCCAGCCGTCAGTTATGTGCTGAACTTTTTTCACGGCCATGATCTCGCGGAACATCCGGTTTCCGTTAAAACCTCCTCTCCCCTGAAAGAGGTGCTCGATCTGATGCAGCTTAACCATATCCGGGAAATTGCCGTGGTGGATGATGAACGTCGTCTGGTGGGAACCCTTGAGGCAAAGAATATCCTTTCGCATTATCTTCAGGCCAAAGCCGAAGCGACACTTTAG
- a CDS encoding PTS sugar transporter subunit IIA yields MSNRKLINQLIQLQELVVARIQKKVAMPKAPLDVLDQNIALLSENIPQRTKSHINDLLKKHPEAVVPLIDGHCTGCGMKLSISQANEVHHAEEIHRCPNCTRYLYVPSEVVAREHASRVYGEKRKIGIARFSTQPLMITPLTGNTSEEVLGEICERMQSEGFVEDGRQLLYMAMQREDIISTAIDGGMAFPHVRGVEGGGLTMALGIHKKGIHFGGPGRTLTRLFFFMVIPTATSAFYLKLLAGLSQTFRDKTARELLLNAENEEELWKALVQQTRKVIK; encoded by the coding sequence ATGTCTAATCGTAAACTCATTAATCAGCTGATTCAGTTGCAGGAACTTGTTGTTGCCCGCATCCAGAAAAAAGTTGCGATGCCCAAAGCACCGCTCGACGTACTTGACCAGAATATTGCATTGCTCAGCGAAAACATTCCGCAACGCACAAAGAGCCATATCAACGATCTGCTCAAAAAGCATCCGGAAGCAGTGGTGCCGCTGATTGACGGGCACTGTACGGGGTGCGGTATGAAGCTCAGCATCAGCCAGGCCAATGAGGTCCATCATGCCGAAGAAATTCACCGCTGTCCGAACTGCACCCGCTATCTTTACGTGCCGTCCGAAGTGGTGGCCCGGGAACACGCCAGCCGGGTCTATGGTGAAAAACGAAAAATCGGTATTGCCCGGTTTTCTACACAGCCGCTGATGATTACCCCGCTGACCGGAAATACGTCCGAGGAAGTGCTTGGCGAAATCTGTGAACGGATGCAGTCCGAAGGCTTTGTGGAGGACGGTCGCCAGCTGTTGTATATGGCGATGCAGCGCGAAGACATCATCAGCACCGCCATTGACGGCGGCATGGCTTTTCCGCATGTCCGCGGAGTTGAAGGCGGCGGCCTGACCATGGCGCTGGGCATTCACAAAAAAGGAATTCATTTCGGCGGCCCCGGCCGGACGCTGACGCGGCTCTTTTTCTTTATGGTGATTCCGACGGCCACCAGCGCGTTTTACCTCAAACTGCTCGCCGGACTTTCCCAGACCTTCCGCGATAAAACAGCCCGCGAGCTGCTGCTCAACGCTGAAAATGAGGAAGAACTCTGGAAAGCCCTCGTTCAGCAGACCCGCAAGGTGATCAAATAG
- a CDS encoding agmatine deiminase family protein encodes MKRRLPAEWEPQDAVLLIWPQKNMDWAYCLDDARATFSIIRKTIERFQPVIIVEDLETNDTWSRDIAPITIEENEKPVLLDFTFNGWGGKFPHDLDNALSKRLHKRGTFGKTEIREIDLILEGGSIESDGQGTLLTTAACLLNKNRNSNLSKKQIEEKLTDLFGPSNILWLENGHLAGDDTDAHIDTLARLAPNKTILYVSCNDPADEHYEIFQSLEKEIRQFQDYRLLPLPWPKPKFDDGRRLPATYANYLVINGAVLVPTYNDPADALALETIGKAFPDREIIGIDCSVLIRQGGSLHCSTMQFPKGVMP; translated from the coding sequence ATGAAAAGAAGACTGCCAGCCGAATGGGAACCGCAGGACGCCGTCCTGCTGATTTGGCCTCAGAAAAATATGGACTGGGCCTACTGCCTCGACGACGCACGCGCCACCTTTTCCATTATCCGGAAAACCATCGAACGCTTCCAGCCCGTCATCATCGTCGAAGATCTGGAAACGAACGACACCTGGAGCCGCGACATCGCCCCCATCACCATCGAAGAAAACGAAAAACCCGTCCTGCTCGATTTCACCTTCAACGGCTGGGGCGGCAAATTTCCCCACGATCTGGACAACGCCCTTTCCAAACGCCTCCACAAACGCGGTACCTTTGGAAAAACGGAAATACGGGAAATCGACCTCATACTCGAAGGCGGCAGCATCGAATCCGACGGCCAGGGCACCCTGCTCACCACCGCAGCCTGCCTGCTCAATAAAAACCGGAATTCCAATCTCTCCAAAAAACAGATCGAGGAAAAACTGACCGACCTCTTCGGCCCCTCCAACATCCTATGGCTCGAAAACGGCCACCTCGCCGGCGACGACACCGACGCCCACATCGACACCCTCGCCCGCCTCGCACCAAACAAAACCATCCTCTATGTGTCGTGTAACGATCCCGCCGACGAGCACTACGAAATTTTCCAATCATTGGAAAAAGAGATCCGGCAATTTCAGGATTACCGCCTTCTTCCCCTCCCCTGGCCCAAACCGAAATTCGACGACGGCCGACGCCTGCCCGCCACCTACGCCAACTACCTCGTCATCAACGGCGCCGTCCTCGTCCCCACCTACAACGATCCCGCCGACGCCCTCGCCCTCGAAACCATCGGAAAAGCCTTCCCCGACCGCGAAATCATCGGCATCGACTGCTCCGTGCTCATCCGCCAGGGCGGCTCCCTCCACTGCTCCACCATGCAGTTCCCCAAAGGCGTAATGCCCTGA
- a CDS encoding YiiD C-terminal domain-containing protein gives MNLFADIEPALMMGITVSRQWKNGIELCAPLENNRNDKGTGFAGSISSILTLAGWALMTRALHEAGIQAEVMVVKSETEFTAPVTGDFMAACETTDAETARVFQELETRGRSRIRLDAEIPGCARMTASYAVIAI, from the coding sequence ATGAATCTCTTTGCCGATATAGAACCTGCCCTGATGATGGGCATCACGGTTTCCAGACAGTGGAAAAACGGCATTGAGCTGTGTGCCCCGCTGGAAAACAACCGGAATGACAAAGGAACCGGATTTGCCGGTTCCATTTCATCCATCCTCACGCTCGCCGGCTGGGCATTAATGACCCGGGCGCTTCACGAAGCCGGCATTCAGGCGGAGGTCATGGTCGTGAAATCCGAAACCGAATTTACCGCTCCGGTCACCGGGGATTTCATGGCTGCCTGCGAAACCACCGATGCCGAAACGGCGCGCGTTTTCCAGGAATTGGAAACCCGCGGCCGCAGCCGCATTCGACTCGATGCTGAAATTCCCGGCTGTGCCCGTATGACGGCATCCTATGCCGTAATCGCTATTTGA
- a CDS encoding SulP family inorganic anion transporter, whose protein sequence is MFRPKFFTLLKRSTRSSVAADITAGITVGVIALPLAMAFAIASGLPPERGLFTAIVAGFLISLFGGSRVQIGGPTGAFVVIVAGIVAEFGYSGLVWCMLLAGLLLILFGLFRLGGLIRFIPFPVTTGFTSGIALVIFSTQIKDLFGLHIETVPAEFIPKWTVYFQAMHTCTPAAAVLGIGTILIIYASRRWAPRTPAMLIAMLATTAAAALLHLDVETIGSRFGELPRMLPMPGNIPRLELAQLKDLIAPAFTVAMLGAIESLLSATVADGMIGGKHRPNTELIAQGLANLGSAFFGGIPATGAIARTAANVKSGAQSPLAGIIHAVVLALILLLFAPFAKMVPLSTLAGILVVVAWNMSEKQNFIAILKGPRSDRLVLLLTFLLTVLIDLTVAVEVGIVLSALLFIRRMSEIANVSVITDAVSGDVDAAEDPKAFALREVPAGVEVYEVEGPFFFGMADTFWNVLGKRRKDTPVLVLRIRHVPAIDATGLHNLRQLHAQCRKKKTALVFSGVAAQPYRTFKQSGFLDELGPENFCSSIDAALERARELNQKGKKHV, encoded by the coding sequence ATGTTTCGCCCCAAGTTTTTTACCCTCCTTAAACGCAGTACCCGGTCTTCGGTCGCTGCGGATATTACAGCCGGAATTACGGTCGGGGTGATTGCTCTCCCGCTGGCGATGGCGTTTGCCATTGCCAGCGGTCTGCCGCCGGAGCGCGGCCTTTTCACCGCCATTGTTGCCGGTTTTCTGATTTCTCTGTTTGGTGGAAGCCGGGTTCAGATCGGCGGGCCGACGGGCGCATTCGTGGTGATTGTTGCGGGGATTGTTGCCGAATTCGGTTACAGCGGGCTCGTCTGGTGCATGCTGCTCGCCGGTCTGCTTCTGATCCTCTTCGGTCTGTTCCGTCTCGGCGGTCTGATTCGTTTTATTCCGTTTCCCGTCACGACCGGATTTACCAGCGGGATTGCACTGGTCATTTTTTCCACACAGATCAAAGATCTGTTCGGTCTGCACATCGAGACCGTTCCCGCGGAATTTATTCCGAAATGGACGGTTTATTTTCAGGCTATGCATACCTGCACGCCGGCGGCTGCGGTGCTGGGTATAGGCACGATTTTAATCATTTATGCGTCGCGGCGGTGGGCCCCCCGAACCCCTGCCATGCTGATCGCCATGCTGGCAACGACCGCCGCTGCGGCGCTACTGCACCTTGATGTTGAAACCATCGGCAGCCGTTTCGGCGAACTGCCGCGCATGCTGCCCATGCCGGGCAATATTCCCCGGCTGGAACTGGCTCAGCTCAAAGACCTGATTGCCCCGGCCTTCACCGTGGCGATGCTCGGTGCCATTGAATCGCTGCTGTCCGCCACCGTGGCTGACGGTATGATCGGCGGGAAGCACCGCCCGAATACGGAGCTGATTGCGCAGGGACTGGCCAATCTCGGCTCGGCGTTTTTCGGCGGAATTCCTGCAACCGGCGCCATTGCGCGTACTGCGGCCAACGTGAAAAGCGGTGCCCAGAGCCCATTGGCCGGTATTATTCATGCGGTGGTGCTCGCGCTGATTCTGCTGCTGTTTGCCCCGTTTGCCAAAATGGTTCCGCTGTCAACGCTGGCGGGTATTCTTGTTGTGGTGGCATGGAATATGAGCGAAAAGCAGAATTTTATTGCCATTCTGAAAGGTCCGCGGAGTGATCGGCTGGTCCTGCTGCTCACCTTCCTGCTCACGGTGCTGATCGATCTGACGGTTGCGGTTGAAGTCGGTATTGTGCTTTCGGCACTGCTCTTCATCCGACGGATGTCCGAAATTGCCAACGTGAGTGTCATCACCGACGCCGTCAGCGGCGATGTGGATGCCGCCGAAGATCCGAAGGCCTTTGCGCTGCGGGAAGTGCCTGCCGGGGTGGAGGTATACGAAGTGGAAGGTCCGTTTTTCTTCGGGATGGCCGACACCTTCTGGAATGTACTGGGCAAACGGCGTAAAGACACGCCGGTGCTGGTGCTTCGCATTCGCCACGTTCCGGCCATTGATGCCACCGGTCTGCATAATCTGCGGCAGCTGCATGCGCAATGCCGCAAAAAGAAAACCGCGCTGGTCTTTTCCGGTGTTGCCGCCCAGCCGTACAGAACCTTTAAGCAGTCCGGTTTTCTCGACGAACTCGGTCCGGAAAATTTCTGCTCCTCCATTGATGCCGCTCTTGAGCGTGCACGGGAGCTAAATCAGAAAGGAAAGAAACATGTCTAA
- a CDS encoding ArsB/NhaD family transporter, whose amino-acid sequence MLIPILVFLVVYFFIATELIDKTIAALIGAGIMIGFHLVGYEEALHAIDLNVLFLLIGMMVVVNTLTDTGVFEWLAIQLARAAKGNGLVIVIFFMVLTAVLSAFLDNVTTVILMAPITILLCQLLEIPAAPILIMEAVFSNIGGTATLVGDPPNILIGSQTHLSFNDFLINLSPPVIISMILLLGLLALLFRKNTRTTEQTRKRIEQSRPEKAILQPVVLKKSLLIFGLILAGFFGGRALDIEPGIIALAGAMLMVLVCGKDIHHSLVHVEWNTILFFSGLFMMIAALEHAHVFEAMGEFILHICNGNLMATALTILWFSAIASAIVDNIPLVMAMIPLVKGIIPVFAQQMGISDEALIHAQIAEPLLWSLALGACFGGNGTLVGASANVVIAQVANRNGCKVTFGSFTKYGFPFMLISLLVGSAYIYLRYFMN is encoded by the coding sequence ATGCTCATTCCAATCCTTGTATTCCTGGTGGTCTACTTTTTCATTGCCACCGAACTGATCGATAAAACCATTGCCGCCCTGATCGGGGCGGGCATCATGATCGGCTTTCATCTGGTCGGTTATGAAGAAGCCCTGCATGCGATCGACCTGAATGTACTGTTTCTGCTGATCGGCATGATGGTCGTCGTCAACACACTCACCGATACCGGTGTGTTTGAATGGCTGGCCATCCAGCTGGCCCGGGCCGCCAAGGGGAACGGTCTGGTGATTGTCATCTTTTTCATGGTGCTGACGGCCGTACTTTCCGCATTTCTGGATAATGTGACGACGGTCATTCTAATGGCGCCGATCACCATTCTGCTCTGTCAGTTGCTGGAAATTCCCGCCGCACCGATTCTGATCATGGAGGCTGTGTTTTCCAATATCGGCGGAACGGCCACTCTGGTCGGTGATCCGCCCAATATTCTGATCGGGTCGCAAACGCATCTGTCGTTCAACGATTTTCTCATCAACCTCAGTCCGCCGGTTATCATCAGTATGATTCTGCTGCTCGGTCTGCTGGCACTGCTGTTCCGTAAAAATACCCGCACCACGGAGCAGACCCGTAAACGGATTGAACAGTCCCGCCCGGAAAAGGCGATTCTGCAACCGGTGGTATTGAAAAAATCGCTTCTGATTTTCGGGTTGATCCTCGCAGGATTTTTCGGCGGGCGCGCCCTCGATATTGAACCGGGAATCATCGCGCTGGCCGGGGCCATGCTGATGGTGCTGGTCTGCGGAAAAGATATTCACCATTCGCTGGTGCACGTGGAGTGGAACACCATTCTCTTCTTTTCCGGTCTCTTTATGATGATTGCCGCCCTGGAGCATGCTCATGTATTCGAAGCGATGGGTGAATTTATTCTGCATATCTGTAATGGCAATCTGATGGCCACTGCGCTCACCATTCTCTGGTTCAGCGCCATTGCATCGGCCATCGTCGATAACATTCCGCTGGTGATGGCCATGATTCCGTTGGTGAAAGGCATCATCCCCGTTTTTGCGCAGCAGATGGGAATCAGCGATGAGGCACTCATTCATGCCCAGATTGCCGAGCCGCTGCTCTGGTCGCTTGCACTCGGTGCCTGTTTCGGCGGGAACGGCACGCTGGTAGGGGCTTCGGCCAATGTTGTGATTGCCCAGGTGGCCAACCGGAACGGCTGCAAAGTCACTTTCGGTTCCTTCACGAAATATGGCTTCCCCTTCATGCTGATCAGTCTTCTCGTTGGCAGTGCATATATTTATCTCCGTTACTTCATGAATTAA
- a CDS encoding cation:proton antiporter produces the protein MPDIELGVLAILGICVAGGVIGAFIFQKLKVPQVVGYIVVGVLIGDTGFGLLHPSDIQALSPFNNFALGLIGFLVGGELSAGIFKKYGKQFTAILIGEGVAAFLLVGIVSTLILYFVCHNWVTALAAGIVFGAIASATDPASTIDVLWEYRSAGVLTTAIIAIVALDDALAMTLYGLGTSIATILVQGSGHSIWATLLHTFVELGGAILLGVICGFVLDYVLSYLPQSEKRLGISIGLLLVCIGLAVAFHMDLILATMAVGIVLINKAPNRSKKLFETVRSFSTPIYIIFFVLVGARLSLDNMPVWVWGLVAAYVAMRSLGKWIGAFWGGRISKAEKPVQNYLGMAIFAQGGVAVGLSIVASNNLQHIEILEGLNLGDMIIFTVTATTLCVQLIGPVFARMAVKKAGEIGCNVTEEDVMAEMIVDDVVDKNIVPLYEGTPLETVVQHFADQDTFVYPVVSNDGKIIGVLTFENLKELLNERDTWQWLLVGDVMQPARHKLLSTMNLAEALKEMGNNQVESLPVIESQASGKLLGVLDIRAARRSVNAELVKRRTVTG, from the coding sequence ATGCCCGATATCGAATTAGGTGTTCTTGCGATTCTCGGGATCTGTGTGGCCGGGGGAGTGATCGGTGCGTTCATTTTTCAGAAACTGAAAGTACCGCAGGTGGTCGGCTATATTGTGGTCGGCGTGCTCATTGGCGACACGGGATTCGGATTGCTGCATCCAAGCGATATACAGGCACTTTCTCCGTTTAATAATTTTGCGCTCGGGCTGATCGGTTTTCTGGTCGGCGGGGAGTTGAGCGCCGGAATTTTCAAAAAATACGGGAAACAGTTTACGGCGATTCTGATCGGGGAGGGCGTTGCGGCCTTTTTACTGGTGGGCATTGTTTCCACGTTGATTCTTTATTTTGTCTGTCACAACTGGGTGACGGCGCTGGCTGCCGGGATTGTTTTCGGGGCGATCGCTTCAGCCACCGATCCGGCTTCGACCATTGACGTGCTCTGGGAATACCGTTCGGCAGGGGTATTGACGACGGCGATTATTGCGATTGTTGCGCTTGATGATGCGCTGGCGATGACGCTTTACGGGCTCGGCACCTCGATTGCGACCATTCTGGTGCAGGGCAGCGGCCATTCGATCTGGGCCACGCTGCTGCACACATTTGTTGAACTGGGCGGCGCAATTCTGCTGGGGGTTATCTGCGGGTTTGTGCTCGATTATGTGTTGAGTTATCTGCCGCAGAGCGAAAAACGGCTCGGGATTTCCATCGGGCTGCTGCTGGTCTGCATCGGTTTGGCCGTGGCTTTCCACATGGACCTGATTCTGGCCACCATGGCGGTCGGCATTGTTCTGATCAACAAAGCGCCGAACCGTTCCAAAAAACTGTTTGAAACCGTACGCTCCTTCTCGACACCGATTTATATCATCTTCTTTGTGCTCGTCGGAGCACGTCTTTCGCTGGACAACATGCCGGTCTGGGTATGGGGACTGGTGGCGGCCTATGTGGCGATGCGCAGCCTCGGGAAATGGATCGGGGCTTTTTGGGGCGGTCGTATTTCGAAGGCCGAAAAGCCGGTTCAGAATTATCTCGGGATGGCCATTTTTGCGCAGGGCGGGGTGGCCGTCGGGCTTTCGATTGTCGCCAGCAACAATCTGCAGCACATTGAAATTCTGGAAGGGCTGAATCTGGGGGATATGATCATTTTCACCGTAACGGCCACGACGCTGTGTGTGCAGCTGATCGGACCGGTGTTTGCCCGGATGGCGGTCAAAAAAGCCGGTGAAATCGGCTGTAATGTCACAGAAGAAGATGTGATGGCAGAGATGATTGTGGACGATGTGGTTGATAAGAATATCGTTCCCCTGTACGAGGGTACCCCGCTTGAAACCGTGGTTCAGCATTTTGCCGATCAGGATACTTTTGTCTATCCGGTGGTTTCCAATGACGGGAAAATTATCGGAGTGCTGACATTTGAAAATCTCAAAGAACTGTTGAATGAACGCGATACCTGGCAGTGGCTGCTGGTGGGCGATGTGATGCAGCCGGCGCGGCATAAACTGCTCTCGACCATGAACCTGGCTGAAGCGCTGAAAGAGATGGGCAATAATCAGGTGGAGTCGCTTCCGGTTATTGAAAGCCAGGCCTCGGGGAAACTTCTCGGGGTCCTCGATATCCGTGCCGCGCGCCGCAGTGTGAATGCCGAACTGGTCAAACGCCGGACGGTCACGGGATAA
- a CDS encoding PTS sugar transporter subunit IIA, whose translation MNIMNYTRIEESWLPALEPASRDDVFERILSRLCSNGFYEVNDGLTPESVLKAVLARENRQTTALGEGIAFPHARLENLKKPLFAVATFREPVLFENAPVHIICLILVPLAEPSISLKIMAQLSRLLTDPSIRQSVLDATDPAALRAIFNTHNLRIDKPILARDIMRPPQFCVKESDPVSICSHFMSINNLHAVAVVDQRRKIQGEITVERLFKYGLPEFFGQLKSVSFIAEFDPFEKYFEDEEGVLAADVMEPTARIVPMDYTIMEIVFDLAIKSYPKLYVVDEENRWVGTIDKGLVLDNVINH comes from the coding sequence ATGAATATAATGAACTATACCCGCATCGAGGAATCGTGGCTGCCGGCGCTTGAACCCGCCTCGCGCGACGATGTATTTGAACGCATACTCAGCCGTCTATGCAGTAACGGATTCTACGAGGTCAACGACGGCCTCACTCCCGAGTCTGTTCTGAAGGCGGTTCTCGCCCGCGAAAACCGTCAGACCACTGCGCTCGGCGAAGGCATTGCCTTTCCGCATGCCCGGCTGGAAAACCTGAAGAAGCCGCTTTTTGCTGTGGCCACCTTTCGGGAACCCGTCCTGTTTGAAAATGCACCGGTTCATATCATCTGTCTGATTCTTGTGCCGCTTGCCGAGCCGTCGATTTCGCTCAAAATCATGGCCCAGTTATCCCGACTGCTGACGGATCCGTCGATCCGGCAGAGTGTGCTGGATGCAACCGACCCCGCTGCATTGCGCGCCATTTTCAATACACATAATCTGCGGATCGACAAACCCATTCTGGCCCGGGACATCATGCGGCCGCCGCAGTTCTGTGTGAAGGAGTCCGATCCGGTATCCATCTGTTCCCATTTCATGAGCATCAACAATCTGCATGCGGTTGCCGTGGTGGATCAGCGCCGTAAAATTCAGGGTGAGATTACGGTGGAACGTCTCTTTAAATACGGACTGCCCGAGTTTTTCGGCCAGCTCAAGAGTGTCTCTTTCATTGCCGAGTTTGATCCATTCGAAAAATATTTTGAAGATGAAGAAGGGGTGCTCGCCGCAGATGTCATGGAGCCCACGGCACGAATTGTTCCGATGGACTACACCATCATGGAAATTGTTTTCGACCTCGCCATTAAATCCTATCCCAAACTCTATGTAGTGGATGAAGAAAACCGCTGGGTGGGTACGATCGATAAAGGCCTCGTACTCGACAACGTGATTAACCACTAA
- a CDS encoding carbon-nitrogen hydrolase gives MSTLITGLVQQSCTADRAANIEKSIAGIRRCAERGAKLVVLQELHNSLYFCDVEDPANFDLAETIPGPSTETFGALAKELGVVIVTSLFEKRAPGLYHNTAVVLEADGSIAGKYRKMHIPDDPGYYEKFYFTPGDLGFQPLETSVGKLGVLVCWDQWYPEAARLMAMAGAEVLIYPTAIGWDPADDSEEQARQREAWITIQRSHAVANGIPVLSVNRVGTEPGGAVFWGSSFAAGCQGELLAQAGIDEEKELIVKLDKTRSETVRRMWPFFRDRRIDAYGDLTKRFID, from the coding sequence ATGAGCACATTGATCACAGGTTTGGTACAGCAGTCATGCACTGCGGACCGCGCGGCAAATATAGAGAAGAGTATCGCCGGAATCCGGCGCTGCGCGGAGCGGGGTGCAAAATTGGTGGTTTTGCAGGAGCTGCATAATTCGCTCTATTTCTGCGATGTGGAGGATCCGGCAAATTTTGATCTGGCGGAAACAATTCCCGGCCCGTCGACGGAAACCTTCGGGGCGTTGGCAAAAGAACTGGGTGTCGTCATCGTCACGTCCCTTTTTGAAAAGCGCGCGCCGGGGCTGTATCACAATACCGCCGTGGTATTGGAAGCCGACGGATCGATTGCGGGCAAATACCGCAAAATGCATATTCCCGATGATCCGGGCTATTATGAAAAATTTTATTTCACGCCGGGCGATCTCGGTTTCCAACCCTTGGAAACGTCGGTCGGAAAGCTGGGCGTTTTGGTCTGCTGGGATCAGTGGTATCCGGAGGCGGCGCGGCTGATGGCCATGGCGGGGGCGGAGGTACTGATTTATCCCACGGCGATCGGCTGGGATCCGGCTGATGATTCCGAAGAGCAGGCGCGCCAGCGCGAGGCGTGGATCACGATTCAGCGGTCACACGCGGTAGCCAACGGCATTCCGGTGCTGAGCGTCAATCGGGTTGGCACCGAACCCGGCGGCGCGGTGTTCTGGGGTTCGAGCTTTGCCGCGGGCTGTCAGGGCGAACTGCTGGCGCAGGCCGGAATCGATGAGGAAAAGGAACTGATTGTGAAGCTGGATAAAACCCGTTCGGAAACGGTCCGGCGTATGTGGCCTTTTTTCCGCGACCGCCGCATCGACGCCTACGGAGACTTAACCAAACGCTTTATCGACTGA
- a CDS encoding succinate dehydrogenase cytochrome b subunit: protein MSIKTSILSSIGQKLLLATSGLIMFLLFLIPHMGGNILFLFGKDLFNSYAHHLHKLVPIVIGIEVLMLVSISVHMIMGIRVVLANRKASAKRLSQKSSKERSLAARLMPVSGGMIFIFIVKHLLDFTIAGEKAEIDMHGQTGYDVYGMVLDKFQDPVHVAFYVLFMVAVGLHLSHALQSALQTYGIYVPREGSKIKVVSTVIATLMAATFAIIPIIAFTR from the coding sequence ATGAGTATAAAAACATCGATATTATCTTCGATAGGTCAGAAGCTGTTGCTGGCGACCTCCGGACTGATAATGTTTCTTCTGTTTCTGATCCCGCACATGGGAGGAAACATATTGTTTCTGTTCGGGAAGGATTTATTTAATTCCTACGCCCACCATCTGCATAAGCTGGTTCCGATTGTCATCGGGATTGAAGTGCTGATGCTGGTCTCGATCTCCGTGCACATGATCATGGGTATTCGCGTAGTGCTGGCCAATAGAAAGGCCTCTGCCAAGCGTCTCTCCCAGAAATCATCCAAGGAACGTTCGCTTGCGGCGCGTCTGATGCCTGTTTCGGGCGGTATGATTTTCATTTTCATCGTCAAGCATCTGCTTGATTTCACGATTGCCGGTGAAAAGGCCGAAATCGATATGCACGGTCAAACAGGCTACGACGTCTATGGCATGGTTTTGGATAAATTCCAGGATCCGGTTCACGTGGCGTTTTATGTTTTGTTCATGGTCGCCGTCGGGTTGCATCTCAGCCACGCGCTGCAGAGTGCTCTCCAGACTTATGGCATTTATGTCCCGCGTGAAGGCAGCAAAATTAAAGTGGTATCCACCGTCATTGCGACGCTGATGGCTGCGACGTTTGCTATCATTCCGATCATTGCATTCACACGTTAA
- the can gene encoding carbonate dehydratase, which translates to MKTLKPLFNKNREWAEKIEKEQPGFFEELSKMQAPDILWIGCADSRVPANEIIDLPPGEVFVHRNIANVVVHTDLNCLSVIQYAVEVLKVKHIIVCGHYGCGGVAASLEDADHGLIDNWLRHIRDVYRFNAAELDAIEDPHARKERLCELNVVEQVGNVCSTTIVQNAWKSGQQLHVHGWIYRLEDGLLRDMDVTATGLDG; encoded by the coding sequence ATGAAAACACTGAAACCGCTTTTTAATAAAAACCGCGAATGGGCGGAAAAAATCGAAAAGGAACAGCCCGGATTTTTTGAAGAACTTTCCAAAATGCAGGCCCCGGATATTCTCTGGATCGGCTGTGCGGACAGCCGGGTGCCGGCCAATGAAATCATTGATCTGCCGCCGGGCGAGGTTTTTGTACACCGCAACATTGCCAATGTCGTGGTGCATACGGATCTCAACTGCCTCTCGGTCATTCAATATGCTGTGGAAGTGCTGAAGGTGAAACACATCATTGTCTGCGGACACTATGGCTGCGGCGGCGTGGCGGCATCGCTGGAAGATGCCGACCACGGCCTGATCGACAACTGGCTGCGGCACATTCGCGATGTCTACCGGTTTAATGCCGCGGAACTCGATGCCATCGAAGATCCTCATGCCCGCAAAGAGCGTCTGTGCGAACTCAATGTTGTGGAGCAGGTCGGCAATGTCTGCAGCACCACCATCGTGCAGAATGCCTGGAAATCCGGGCAGCAACTGCATGTTCATGGCTGGATCTACCGCCTCGAAGACGGTCTGCTCCGTGATATGGATGTCACCGCCACCGGACTGGATGGTTAG